From one Actinomycetota bacterium genomic stretch:
- a CDS encoding cation transporter, with translation MEQTLNVEGMSCGGCESTIVGGLLGMPGVQEASADHQAKQVVVRFEPQQVGLDAIRERIEEMGFDVLGAA, from the coding sequence ATGGAGCAGACGCTGAACGTCGAAGGCATGAGCTGCGGGGGCTGTGAGTCCACGATCGTTGGAGGGCTTCTGGGGATGCCTGGGGTGCAGGAGGCTTCAGCCGACCACCAGGCCAAGCAGGTGGTGGTGCGGTTCGAGCCGCAGCAGGTGGGACTGGACGCGATCCGGGAGCGCATCGAGGAGATGGGATTCGACGTCCTGGGTGCCGCTTAA